In Vibrio sp. 10N, the following proteins share a genomic window:
- the yihA gene encoding ribosome biogenesis GTP-binding protein YihA/YsxC, with the protein MELTVSVKIHYQNTHFITSAPDIRHLPEDEGIEIAFAGRSNAGKSSSLNRLTNQRALAKTSKTPGRTQLINLFKVDEGCHIVDLPGYGFAQVPLEMKKKWQKSLGEYLQKRRCLKGLVVLMDIRHPMKDLDQQLIEWAVESGIPVQVLLTKADKLKSGARKAQVLKIREAALAFGGDVQVDPFSSLKGIGVDQLRNKLDTWFAPAFAHLEQSDELEDGEQDA; encoded by the coding sequence ATGGAGTTAACAGTGAGCGTAAAAATTCATTATCAAAACACGCATTTCATTACAAGTGCACCCGATATTCGTCACTTGCCAGAAGATGAAGGGATCGAAATTGCGTTTGCAGGACGCTCCAATGCAGGTAAATCCAGTTCACTGAACCGTCTTACCAACCAAAGAGCCCTGGCGAAAACCAGTAAAACGCCAGGCCGTACTCAGCTAATTAACCTATTCAAGGTAGACGAAGGGTGTCACATCGTTGACTTGCCTGGATACGGCTTTGCTCAAGTTCCACTTGAGATGAAAAAGAAATGGCAAAAATCGCTAGGCGAATATTTGCAGAAACGTCGTTGCCTGAAAGGCCTAGTGGTGCTGATGGATATTCGTCACCCGATGAAAGACCTTGACCAGCAATTAATTGAATGGGCTGTTGAGTCTGGTATTCCCGTTCAGGTTCTTCTGACAAAAGCAGACAAGCTGAAAAGTGGTGCTCGCAAAGCACAAGTGTTGAAGATCCGTGAAGCAGCACTGGCATTTGGCGGTGATGTGCAAGTCGACCCGTTTTCGTCACTAAAAGGCATTGGTGTTGATCAATTACGAAATAAACTCGACACTTGGTTTGCGCCAGCATTTGCACACCTTGAACAATCTGACGAATTAGAAGATGGTGAGCAAGACGCTTAA
- the dinF gene encoding MATE family efflux transporter DinF yields MFQQSIAILSDLPLHRRVLLLAIPMVLSNITVPLLGLVDAAVIGHLEHAWYLGGVALGSTMISVTFWLLGFLRMSTTGLAAQSFGANDTRQLALVFLQGSLMALVFAALFLLLHTSLADLIFSLSSASTEVKHYGYQYFAVRAWSAPAALMNFVLLGWLLGTQNAKAPMWMVIITNLVNIALDVLFVIGLGWKVEGAALASVIADYSGCAFGLWCAARTWRQRALPNALQLVSEVRRDIGRFVKLNRDIFLRSLCLQATFSFMTFQGAAFGDDIVAANAVLMSFLMLISYGMDGFAYAMEAMVGKAIGAKSRSQLIDSLVVTFFWSAVICVLLTLVFAGLGGYLIAMITSIAAVQTEAERFLPWLIAMPLVSMWCFLFDGIFIGATKGQDMRNSMFVATCSFFALFFLMSSWGNHALWLAMLSFMAVRGLGLAVIFVHQWRRGQFLTA; encoded by the coding sequence GTGTTTCAACAATCAATTGCCATTCTTTCTGATTTGCCTTTGCACCGCCGAGTATTGCTGTTGGCCATCCCAATGGTGTTATCCAATATTACCGTACCGCTATTAGGGCTGGTTGATGCTGCTGTGATTGGCCACCTCGAGCACGCGTGGTATTTAGGTGGGGTCGCGCTTGGCAGTACGATGATCAGTGTTACATTTTGGCTGCTGGGATTTTTACGAATGTCCACGACAGGCCTTGCTGCACAAAGCTTTGGCGCTAATGATACTCGTCAACTAGCGCTGGTGTTTTTGCAAGGGAGCTTAATGGCACTGGTATTTGCGGCGCTGTTTTTGCTGCTGCACACCTCGCTCGCCGACCTTATCTTTTCGCTGAGCTCTGCCAGTACTGAAGTGAAGCATTACGGTTATCAGTATTTTGCGGTGCGTGCTTGGAGTGCGCCAGCAGCATTGATGAACTTTGTCCTGTTAGGTTGGCTGTTGGGCACCCAAAATGCTAAGGCACCCATGTGGATGGTGATCATCACTAACCTAGTGAATATCGCTCTAGATGTACTGTTTGTGATTGGGTTAGGGTGGAAAGTGGAAGGGGCCGCGTTGGCGTCGGTCATTGCTGACTACTCTGGTTGTGCATTTGGCCTATGGTGTGCCGCGCGCACTTGGCGTCAACGTGCATTACCCAATGCGCTACAACTGGTGTCGGAGGTGCGTCGTGATATTGGTCGCTTTGTGAAGCTCAATCGTGACATTTTTCTGCGTTCATTATGTCTGCAAGCGACGTTTAGCTTTATGACGTTTCAAGGTGCGGCGTTTGGCGATGACATTGTAGCAGCGAATGCCGTATTAATGAGTTTTTTGATGCTTATCTCCTATGGCATGGATGGTTTTGCTTACGCAATGGAAGCGATGGTGGGTAAGGCCATTGGGGCGAAAAGTCGCAGTCAGCTCATTGATTCACTTGTGGTGACCTTTTTTTGGAGTGCGGTCATTTGCGTGTTACTGACATTGGTATTTGCTGGCTTGGGCGGTTATTTAATTGCCATGATCACTTCCATCGCGGCGGTACAAACAGAGGCGGAGCGATTCTTGCCATGGCTGATTGCCATGCCATTGGTCTCCATGTGGTGTTTTCTGTTTGATGGCATTTTTATTGGCGCGACGAAAGGTCAAGATATGCGTAATAGTATGTTTGTCGCGACGTGCAGCTTTTTTGCTCTGTTCTTTTTGATGAGTAGCTGGGGAAACCATGCGTTATGGCTGGCGATGCTCAGCTTTATGGCCGTGAGAGGCTTGGGGCTGGCGGTGATCTTTGTCCATCAGTGGCGGCGCGGGCAGTTCTTGACGGCTTAG
- a CDS encoding class I SAM-dependent methyltransferase, with protein sequence MDNRSNRHTDPLDVPSKLLRPLWLRSRESLLDDGIIYDPIAAHACRRCQLAPECLSGNVDQSQLLHATLTQLCDLQVKRFLETNPDGWVINVGAGLDTRFYRLDNGRCHWLEVDTNEHLVWRQRLFHKSERYTLTCGSTDDMSWLSSLLIPADKPILIVCEQALLDCTEHRIAHFVQAIGCHFQHAKACVVLAGDMTTSHLGQKMGCEHYQHGMRKPIEKLFQWLPWTYKASLQSPIERHCQRWSRWQRVVAKLPIYRHRLTPNIINIEW encoded by the coding sequence ATGGATAATCGCAGCAACCGCCACACCGACCCGTTAGATGTGCCTAGCAAATTACTTCGACCTTTATGGTTGCGCAGCCGTGAAAGTTTGCTTGATGACGGCATTATCTACGATCCAATCGCGGCGCATGCTTGCCGCCGTTGCCAATTAGCACCGGAGTGCCTCTCCGGAAATGTAGACCAAAGTCAGCTACTTCATGCCACCTTAACTCAGCTCTGTGATCTGCAAGTAAAACGTTTTTTAGAAACGAACCCTGATGGTTGGGTCATCAATGTCGGTGCCGGACTCGATACTCGTTTCTATCGTCTGGACAATGGTCGCTGTCACTGGCTTGAAGTCGATACGAATGAGCACTTAGTGTGGCGTCAGAGGCTGTTTCATAAAAGTGAGCGCTACACACTAACGTGTGGCTCGACTGATGATATGAGTTGGTTGTCGTCTCTGCTCATCCCGGCAGATAAGCCTATATTGATTGTTTGTGAACAAGCATTACTTGATTGCACAGAACATCGCATTGCTCATTTTGTGCAAGCTATTGGTTGTCATTTTCAGCATGCTAAGGCTTGTGTGGTGTTGGCGGGGGATATGACGACCAGCCACTTGGGACAAAAGATGGGCTGTGAGCACTATCAACATGGCATGAGAAAGCCGATTGAGAAACTGTTTCAATGGTTACCATGGACATACAAAGCCTCTCTACAGTCTCCTATCGAGAGACATTGCCAGCGTTGGTCTCGTTGGCAACGTGTCGTGGCGAAACTGCCCATCTACCGACATCGTCTCACACCCAATATTATTAATATTGAATGGTAG
- the sthA gene encoding Si-specific NAD(P)(+) transhydrogenase, whose amino-acid sequence MSRAKHFDAIVIGSGPGGEGAAMGLTKAGLNVAIIEKESSVGGGCTHWGTIPSKALRHAVSRIIEFNSNPLFCGNNTSLHSTFSNILGHAKTVIDKQTRLRQGFYDRNECTLLFGTARFIDTHSLEVTKSDGTVDTYTANKFVIATGSRPYRPADVDFNHPRIYDSDSILSLEHDPRHIIIYGAGVIGCEYASIFRGLDVKTDLINTRERLLAFLDNEMSDSLSYHFWNSGMMIRNDETYAKIEGTEDGVIIHLNSGKKMRADCLLYANGRTGNTDALNLDAVGLVADSRGQLKVDTNYQTDIEHVYAVGDVIGYPSLASAAYDQGRFVAQAITRGEAEGKLIEDIPTGIYTIPEISSVGKTEQELTEAKIPYEVGRSSFKHLARAQIAGKDVGSLKILFHRETKEILGIHCFGERAAEIIHIGQAIMEQKGEANTIEYFINTTFNYPTMAEAYRVAALNGLNRLF is encoded by the coding sequence ATGAGTCGCGCTAAACATTTTGATGCTATCGTAATCGGCAGTGGCCCAGGTGGTGAAGGGGCTGCGATGGGGCTAACAAAAGCTGGCCTCAACGTTGCGATCATCGAAAAAGAGAGCAGTGTCGGGGGTGGATGTACTCACTGGGGTACCATTCCTTCAAAAGCACTGCGTCATGCGGTCAGCCGTATCATTGAGTTCAACAGTAACCCACTGTTTTGTGGTAACAACACCAGTTTGCACTCCACGTTTTCTAACATTTTGGGGCATGCAAAAACAGTGATCGACAAACAGACACGACTACGCCAAGGCTTCTACGATCGAAACGAATGCACATTGCTGTTCGGTACTGCACGTTTTATCGACACCCACAGTCTGGAAGTGACCAAATCCGATGGCACCGTCGATACCTACACCGCAAATAAATTTGTTATTGCAACCGGCTCTAGACCTTACCGTCCAGCCGACGTCGACTTTAATCATCCGCGTATTTACGATAGCGACTCCATTCTTTCCCTAGAACACGACCCTAGACACATCATTATTTACGGCGCAGGCGTCATAGGCTGTGAGTACGCGTCTATCTTCCGTGGTTTGGATGTAAAAACCGACCTCATTAATACTCGTGAGCGACTTTTGGCATTTTTGGATAATGAAATGTCCGATTCCTTGTCTTACCATTTCTGGAACAGCGGTATGATGATCCGCAACGACGAAACGTATGCCAAGATTGAAGGCACTGAAGACGGCGTGATCATCCACCTCAACTCGGGCAAGAAAATGCGCGCGGATTGCCTACTGTATGCCAATGGCCGAACAGGTAATACCGATGCACTCAACCTTGATGCCGTTGGTCTAGTCGCAGACTCCCGCGGACAACTAAAAGTGGATACCAACTACCAAACCGACATTGAGCATGTTTATGCTGTTGGCGATGTGATTGGCTACCCAAGCTTGGCGAGTGCAGCGTACGATCAAGGTCGATTTGTCGCTCAAGCCATCACTCGAGGTGAAGCTGAAGGTAAGCTGATTGAGGATATTCCGACCGGTATCTATACCATCCCTGAAATCAGTTCCGTCGGTAAAACAGAGCAAGAGCTCACCGAAGCCAAAATCCCTTACGAAGTGGGGCGCTCGTCATTCAAACACCTTGCGCGTGCCCAGATCGCTGGTAAAGATGTGGGAAGTTTGAAAATCTTGTTCCATCGCGAAACCAAAGAAATTTTGGGTATTCACTGCTTTGGTGAGCGCGCTGCCGAAATCATTCATATCGGCCAAGCGATTATGGAGCAAAAGGGGGAAGCCAATACCATCGAGTACTTCATCAACACGACCTTCAACTACCCAACGATGGCGGAAGCTTATCGTGTTGCAGCGCTCAACGGTTTGAATCGCCTGTTCTGA
- the murI gene encoding glutamate racemase, with amino-acid sequence MNRHNILIFDSGVGGLSVYKEIASLLPRANYFYLFDNEAYPYGELAPDTLVDRTCRLIQQMMQRQRIDIVVIACNTASTIVLPQLREALSIPVVGVVPAIKPASLLSKKAVGLIATPATITRQYTHDLIRDFADDKDVKLLGSSKLVDMAEQKLRGQSIDMMQLHQILEPLVDVIDVAVLGCTHFPLIREEISQVLGKDVELIDSGTAIARRVMSLLTESDYEDGLGIKEVFSSASPNQEEALNIALEDLGFSPVQLMKIQDA; translated from the coding sequence ATGAATAGACATAACATTTTGATCTTTGACTCTGGAGTAGGTGGCCTCTCGGTATATAAAGAGATAGCCAGCTTGCTGCCACGTGCAAACTACTTCTACTTGTTCGACAACGAAGCCTATCCCTATGGTGAGCTAGCACCCGATACATTGGTTGATCGTACCTGTCGTCTTATTCAACAGATGATGCAGCGTCAGCGTATTGATATCGTCGTTATCGCTTGCAATACCGCGAGTACCATCGTACTTCCTCAATTAAGAGAAGCGTTATCTATCCCGGTTGTCGGTGTTGTCCCTGCAATAAAACCCGCTTCTCTACTATCTAAAAAGGCTGTCGGTTTAATCGCAACGCCAGCCACCATTACTCGACAATATACTCACGATTTGATCCGTGACTTTGCTGATGACAAAGACGTAAAGCTTCTTGGTAGTAGTAAGCTGGTGGATATGGCCGAGCAAAAGCTGAGAGGCCAATCCATTGACATGATGCAATTACATCAGATCCTAGAGCCACTCGTAGACGTGATTGACGTGGCGGTATTGGGGTGTACTCATTTTCCTTTGATTCGAGAAGAGATATCTCAAGTGCTTGGCAAAGACGTCGAACTGATTGACTCGGGTACTGCGATTGCTCGCAGGGTCATGAGTTTATTAACTGAAAGTGACTATGAAGACGGTTTAGGAATCAAAGAAGTGTTTAGTAGTGCTTCTCCTAACCAAGAAGAAGCACTAAATATAGCCTTAGAAGATCTCGGCTTTAGTCCTGTTCAATTGATGAAGATTCAGGATGCTTAG
- a CDS encoding ATPase gives MKNIIISWSSGKDSTLTFERLMESSEYNVVGLYTTHVSGEVPFQVTPLEVVKMQADRLGMPLVSIELPEVFPPNDIYQSLVIDGVKSSGLNVDGIAFGDMFCNGIVEYRKSYVEPAGLEAVFPLVGESSQALAQEIIERGIDTVLVTIDRQVLPEFLCGERYNEHLVTELPDNVDPCGEDGEFHTLVCNSKYFSHPIEIESLSIETAERFSHLRYKVK, from the coding sequence ATGAAAAACATCATTATTAGCTGGTCATCAGGCAAAGATTCCACATTAACCTTTGAGCGTCTTATGGAGTCTTCCGAATACAATGTTGTAGGTCTCTACACCACTCACGTCAGCGGTGAGGTTCCTTTCCAAGTGACACCTCTCGAAGTGGTTAAGATGCAAGCCGATAGACTAGGAATGCCGTTAGTGTCTATTGAGCTTCCAGAGGTGTTCCCCCCAAATGACATCTATCAGTCGTTAGTTATCGATGGCGTAAAGTCATCAGGGCTTAATGTCGACGGAATCGCCTTCGGGGATATGTTCTGTAATGGTATTGTTGAGTATCGAAAAAGTTATGTAGAGCCCGCTGGACTGGAAGCGGTTTTTCCCCTTGTTGGTGAAAGTAGTCAAGCGCTTGCTCAAGAGATAATAGAAAGAGGCATTGATACCGTATTGGTGACAATAGACAGGCAAGTATTGCCGGAGTTTTTATGCGGTGAGCGTTATAATGAGCACCTCGTCACGGAGTTACCAGACAATGTTGACCCATGTGGCGAAGATGGTGAGTTCCACACCTTAGTGTGTAATTCAAAGTACTTTAGTCACCCTATAGAGATTGAGTCCTTATCGATAGAAACCGCTGAGCGATTCAGTCATCTAAGGTATAAAGTAAAGTAG
- a CDS encoding YijD family membrane protein yields the protein MSNEVSSENRESGKKTLVLALIAGMCGNAMLSWLTISEVTFSIFPLIALVLSVQALYQEYLRNPIPEDFPMVGLAAFFVGAFGHSAFTKAQYPEAGSNFIAIMVVLVLLFWIGKKMGYILKEA from the coding sequence ATGTCCAATGAAGTGTCCTCCGAAAACCGCGAAAGCGGTAAAAAAACGCTCGTACTTGCTCTGATTGCAGGTATGTGTGGTAATGCAATGTTGTCTTGGCTCACCATCAGCGAAGTGACATTTTCGATTTTCCCATTGATTGCACTCGTGCTGTCAGTGCAAGCTCTATATCAAGAGTATTTAAGAAACCCAATCCCAGAAGATTTTCCAATGGTTGGCCTGGCTGCATTCTTTGTGGGTGCGTTCGGTCACTCAGCGTTTACTAAGGCGCAGTACCCAGAAGCAGGCTCTAACTTTATCGCCATCATGGTGGTCTTGGTGCTGCTATTCTGGATTGGTAAAAAGATGGGTTATATCCTCAAGGAAGCTTAA
- a CDS encoding TonB-dependent receptor domain-containing protein, translated as MNKSCLAIAVAASLSSYASFSLAQESSATAQTKDTMVITANRFEQPEDKVIAPMSVVTRQEIEVSQAKSLSDVLRRLPGVEVVQNGGRGQSTSIFLRGTNSNQTLVLVDGVRYSSDTTGLSINHFPIGLVEQVEVIRGPSASIYGSDAIGGVINIITRTNNGQERKQINVGASSHDGREANFTAKTKLNENGHIQVAGGYEKTDGYDFKAVQDGTNYGYENRNLHLGYKHDFNSNWSALLDYRWFDSLTEYNSGGAKKNGAVDNQNLAGRIDYQSQAYKSFVTLSYAQVEKKDFLQSVGESNADTVVDTNALNAQWSNLIQINSQYSVGGGLDYRKEELADDAKSWGSAHKLAGESRENIGAYVSGRADYDKFSAEANARHDRHDKYDNYTTWSLGGQYRFIPNYRAYVMAGTAFKAPSYNSLTTNPDLQPEDSRNLEVGLAGLSGFLDWKLSAYHNKVDNLNIWYSVPGDPWGKTYNIDADIKGVELEGRFSTGPVHHTVIAEYKDHKDDNGIQLARRAKDNYKWIGEATLGDFDLSLTYIYTGKRLDLPTANPTADDYLPATSLWDAAVSYWVADNVALRARVDNLLDEEYETAKGYRSPGRTFFALATVNF; from the coding sequence ATGAACAAGTCATGTTTGGCGATAGCAGTGGCTGCATCGCTCTCTTCTTATGCTTCTTTTTCACTGGCTCAAGAAAGCTCAGCGACAGCGCAGACCAAAGACACAATGGTGATCACCGCCAATCGTTTCGAACAACCGGAAGATAAAGTCATCGCCCCAATGAGCGTAGTGACTCGTCAAGAAATTGAGGTATCTCAGGCAAAGAGCTTGTCGGACGTACTGCGCCGGCTTCCTGGTGTCGAAGTGGTGCAAAACGGTGGGCGAGGTCAATCAACGTCTATATTTCTGCGTGGTACCAATAGTAATCAAACCTTAGTGTTGGTTGATGGTGTTCGCTATAGCAGCGATACCACTGGATTATCCATCAATCATTTTCCAATTGGACTAGTTGAACAGGTGGAAGTGATTCGTGGACCGAGCGCATCAATTTATGGCTCAGACGCCATTGGTGGAGTAATCAATATCATTACTCGTACCAATAATGGCCAAGAGCGCAAACAAATCAATGTAGGTGCGTCGAGTCACGACGGTCGTGAAGCCAACTTTACTGCGAAGACAAAGCTTAATGAAAATGGCCATATTCAAGTAGCGGGTGGCTATGAGAAGACGGATGGCTATGATTTTAAAGCCGTGCAAGATGGCACCAACTATGGCTATGAAAATCGAAACTTGCACCTTGGTTACAAACATGACTTCAACAGCAATTGGAGCGCACTGTTAGATTATCGTTGGTTCGATAGCCTGACCGAGTACAACTCTGGAGGTGCGAAGAAGAACGGGGCGGTTGATAATCAGAATCTGGCGGGTCGTATCGACTATCAAAGCCAAGCGTATAAATCATTTGTGACGTTAAGCTATGCTCAAGTTGAGAAAAAGGACTTCCTGCAATCTGTTGGCGAGAGCAATGCCGATACGGTTGTAGATACTAATGCGTTAAATGCGCAATGGTCGAACCTTATTCAAATTAACTCACAGTATTCGGTCGGTGGTGGTCTGGATTACCGTAAAGAGGAACTTGCCGATGATGCCAAGAGCTGGGGGAGTGCGCATAAACTAGCGGGAGAAAGCCGCGAGAATATTGGCGCTTATGTATCTGGTAGAGCGGATTATGACAAGTTTTCTGCCGAAGCGAACGCAAGGCATGATAGACACGATAAATATGATAATTACACAACCTGGTCATTGGGTGGTCAATATCGCTTCATTCCAAACTACCGTGCTTACGTGATGGCAGGCACCGCTTTTAAAGCGCCAAGTTATAACAGTTTGACCACCAATCCAGATCTTCAGCCTGAAGACTCGCGCAACCTTGAAGTTGGGCTTGCCGGTTTGAGTGGCTTTTTAGATTGGAAACTATCGGCCTATCACAATAAGGTCGACAATCTAAATATTTGGTATTCGGTACCAGGAGACCCATGGGGTAAAACTTACAACATAGATGCGGATATTAAGGGTGTAGAGCTAGAAGGGCGCTTTAGTACTGGACCAGTCCATCATACAGTGATTGCTGAATACAAAGATCATAAAGATGACAATGGTATTCAACTGGCTCGACGAGCGAAAGATAACTACAAATGGATTGGTGAAGCAACTTTAGGTGACTTTGATCTGTCACTCACCTATATCTACACTGGTAAGCGTCTCGACTTACCGACCGCTAATCCGACTGCTGACGACTATCTACCTGCGACGAGTTTGTGGGATGCGGCAGTCTCTTACTGGGTAGCTGACAATGTTGCCTTAAGAGCAAGGGTTGATAATTTGCTTGATGAGGAATATGAAACGGCTAAGGGGTATCGCTCGCCGGGCCGTACTTTCTTCGCGCTGGCAACAGTAAACTTCTAA
- the trmA gene encoding tRNA (uridine(54)-C5)-methyltransferase TrmA, with translation MANLDFTPEGYQIQLEEKSQRLIDMMAPYSAPELEVFTSPEKHYRMRAEFRVWHEGDDMYYIMFNQETREKYRVDQFPAASRLINDLMPLLMDAMKGNELLRKKLFQVDFLSTMSGEILVSLLYHRQLDDAWKAQAQALKQQLNDEGFKLNLIGRARKMKIVMDQDYVVETLHVNGQPYHYQQVENSFTQPNGPVAQKMLEWAVDCTQESKGDLLELYCGNGNFSLALAQNFERVLATELAKPSVESAQYNIAANKIDNVQIIRMSAEEFTEAMEGKREFRRLQQQNVDLKSYNCNTIFVDPPRAGMDIDTCKMVQGYERILYISCNPETLKDNLDVLGETHHITRFALFDQFPFTHHIEAGVLLERKA, from the coding sequence ATGGCAAATCTCGACTTCACACCAGAAGGCTATCAAATCCAGCTTGAAGAAAAATCTCAACGTCTGATCGATATGATGGCGCCGTATTCTGCTCCTGAGCTCGAAGTATTTACTTCCCCAGAAAAGCACTATCGTATGCGTGCCGAATTCCGCGTGTGGCACGAAGGCGACGACATGTACTACATCATGTTCAACCAAGAAACGCGTGAAAAGTACCGTGTTGATCAATTCCCTGCGGCAAGCCGTCTTATCAACGACCTAATGCCACTGCTGATGGACGCGATGAAAGGCAATGAGCTATTAAGAAAGAAACTGTTCCAAGTCGATTTCCTATCGACGATGAGCGGCGAAATCTTGGTATCTCTGCTGTATCACCGTCAACTGGATGATGCGTGGAAAGCACAAGCACAAGCACTGAAACAGCAGCTCAATGACGAAGGTTTCAAACTGAACCTGATTGGTCGTGCGCGCAAGATGAAAATCGTCATGGATCAAGACTATGTGGTAGAGACTCTACATGTTAACGGTCAGCCATACCACTACCAGCAAGTGGAAAACAGCTTCACACAACCAAATGGCCCTGTGGCTCAAAAGATGTTGGAGTGGGCAGTCGATTGTACCCAAGAGAGCAAAGGTGATCTGCTAGAGCTGTACTGTGGTAACGGCAACTTCTCGTTGGCATTGGCACAAAACTTTGAGCGCGTACTTGCGACTGAGTTAGCGAAGCCCTCTGTAGAATCGGCGCAATACAACATTGCAGCCAACAAGATTGATAACGTACAAATCATTCGCATGTCAGCGGAAGAGTTTACTGAAGCGATGGAAGGCAAACGTGAGTTCCGACGTTTGCAGCAGCAAAATGTCGACCTTAAGAGCTACAACTGCAATACGATTTTTGTTGACCCACCACGTGCAGGTATGGATATCGATACCTGCAAAATGGTTCAAGGCTACGAGCGCATTCTGTATATCTCGTGCAACCCTGAAACCTTGAAAGACAACCTGGATGTACTGGGTGAAACACACCACATCACACGATTTGCACTGTTCGATCAGTTCCCGTTCACCCATCACATTGAAGCGGGTGTCCTCTTAGAACGCAAAGCCTAA
- a CDS encoding c-type cytochrome — MKKLALILSLVVSCSVWAQGDIEAGKAKSQTCVACHGADGNSLLTMYPSIAGQHAKYIEKQLKDLKLGMTSNGKQGRYDPVMSGMAMPLSEQDMADLAAYYASMPIAANSTPENVVEVGKVLYTAGDAERGITACIACHGPRGNGTELSGFPKISGQHAEYVKSQLEKFRSGDRANDMNAMMRDIAKKLNDDDIDVLSKYVGGLH, encoded by the coding sequence ATGAAAAAATTAGCGCTAATCTTGAGTCTTGTAGTCAGCTGCTCAGTATGGGCCCAAGGCGATATTGAAGCTGGTAAAGCAAAATCCCAAACGTGTGTAGCGTGTCATGGAGCGGACGGTAACAGTCTGCTAACGATGTACCCAAGCATCGCAGGACAGCACGCAAAATATATTGAAAAACAACTGAAAGACCTAAAGCTTGGTATGACAAGCAACGGTAAGCAAGGTCGCTATGATCCTGTGATGAGTGGTATGGCAATGCCGCTATCTGAGCAAGATATGGCGGATCTCGCGGCGTACTACGCATCTATGCCTATCGCCGCCAACAGCACCCCTGAGAATGTGGTTGAAGTTGGTAAAGTACTGTATACCGCGGGTGATGCTGAGCGTGGAATTACCGCGTGTATCGCCTGTCACGGTCCTCGTGGTAACGGCACTGAGCTATCAGGATTCCCAAAAATTTCTGGTCAGCATGCTGAGTATGTGAAGTCACAACTGGAGAAATTCCGCAGCGGTGATCGTGCCAACGATATGAACGCGATGATGCGTGATATCGCCAAAAAGCTGAACGACGATGATATCGACGTTCTTTCTAAATACGTGGGCGGTCTTCACTAA
- the fabR gene encoding HTH-type transcriptional repressor FabR: MKSMGIRAQQKEKTRRSLIDAAFSQLSADRSFSNLSLREVAREAGIAPTSFYRHFKDMDELGLTMVDEGGLLLRQLMRQARQRIVKEGSVIRTSVETFMEFIESSPNVFRLLLRERSGTSFDFRAAVAREIQHFSAELTEYLVSTGMDRDEAFAQAEASVILVFSSGAEALDLSKKERYELAERLIVQLRIVAKGAHWYRKERERNRQKEGSK; the protein is encoded by the coding sequence ATGAAATCAATGGGTATTCGTGCACAACAAAAAGAAAAAACGCGTCGTTCATTGATCGATGCTGCTTTCAGTCAGCTTAGTGCCGACCGCAGCTTTTCGAACTTGAGCCTGCGCGAAGTCGCGCGCGAAGCCGGTATAGCTCCAACTTCTTTCTATCGCCATTTTAAAGATATGGATGAGCTGGGGCTGACCATGGTAGATGAAGGAGGCTTGCTGTTAAGGCAGTTAATGCGACAAGCGCGCCAACGTATTGTCAAAGAAGGCAGTGTGATCCGTACTTCAGTTGAAACGTTTATGGAGTTCATTGAAAGCAGTCCCAACGTGTTCCGCCTATTATTAAGGGAGCGTTCTGGTACCTCTTTTGACTTTCGAGCTGCGGTGGCTCGTGAGATCCAACACTTTTCCGCTGAGCTAACTGAATATCTGGTTAGCACAGGTATGGACCGTGACGAAGCATTTGCCCAAGCGGAAGCTTCTGTCATTCTCGTGTTCAGTTCAGGTGCTGAGGCGTTAGACCTTAGCAAGAAAGAAAGATATGAACTGGCCGAGAGGCTGATTGTCCAATTAAGGATAGTGGCCAAGGGTGCACACTGGTATCGCAAAGAACGTGAAAGAAACCGTCAAAAAGAAGGGTCCAAATAA